A stretch of the Actinomyces qiguomingii genome encodes the following:
- a CDS encoding DDE-type integrase/transposase/recombinase codes for MDITYVRTLSGWVYVAFITDVYSRRIVGWQTSTSLYTDLALDALKMGIWQRQREGADLKGLIHHSDRGVQYRAIRVRAGPLRL; via the coding sequence GTGGACATCACCTACGTGCGCACCCTGTCCGGCTGGGTGTATGTGGCTTTCATCACTGACGTGTACTCGCGTCGGATCGTCGGCTGGCAGACCTCCACGAGCTTGTACACCGACCTGGCCCTGGACGCCCTGAAGATGGGTATCTGGCAGCGCCAGCGGGAAGGAGCCGACCTGAAGGGCCTGATTCACCACTCCGACCGCGGGGTCCAGTACCGGGCAATCCGAGTGCGGGCAGGCCCCCTCCGACTGTGA
- a CDS encoding AMP-binding protein, with protein sequence MTSFDQATGEQKRSDAVSAAFLRPHYAPGVPSVIAPVTEPLSCMLADATRRFPDRIALDFMGRATTYRELSQQVARAAEALHRLGVGRGDVVGVILPNCPQHVVIAYAAWLLGAIVAEHNPLAPAAQIREQIQMHHGGVIIAWEKSLARMVQTAGSLEDAGMSHARVFSVDLSRGLPWTSRLALKLPVAAARSQRRELRAEVPAGVSSWDDLVAATPPLPSGHPLPGVGDVAVLLYTGGTTGTPKAVQLTHANARANAEMSLAWASQTCETGQETFYAVLPFFHAFGLSLSLLCAVGLAATQVVLPKFGADMVLAAWKRHPATFFPGVPVMFDRIVTRARATGSDLSSCKIAVCGAAPTPKAVADAWEEATGGVIIEGYGMTETAPIILGNPISPERRPGALGVPYPSTDVRLVDPDHPEVEVEPGQIGELVVRGPQVFIGYWNNPEETDAVMLPGGWLRTGDLVRQEEDGFYVMADRRKELIISGGFNIYPSEVEAAVRSMPQVEEVAVVGLPAEAGNESVVAAILPKEGQTVTLEQVRAWAEKTLSHYALPRQVAILTEMPRSQIGKVLRRVVREELLAAREAAVGAAATAAAASQSAATALVERLGEVGRGEPGQAADAGEQVR encoded by the coding sequence ATGACCAGCTTTGACCAGGCGACCGGAGAGCAGAAGCGTTCCGACGCCGTCTCGGCGGCTTTTCTGCGCCCTCACTACGCCCCCGGCGTGCCCAGCGTTATAGCACCCGTTACCGAGCCTCTGTCTTGCATGCTCGCCGACGCCACCCGCCGCTTTCCGGATCGTATCGCCCTTGACTTCATGGGGCGGGCCACCACCTACCGGGAGTTGAGCCAACAGGTGGCACGTGCTGCGGAGGCGCTGCACAGACTCGGCGTGGGCCGCGGTGACGTCGTCGGAGTGATCCTGCCGAACTGTCCCCAGCACGTCGTGATCGCCTATGCCGCCTGGCTGCTGGGCGCAATCGTGGCCGAGCACAACCCGCTGGCCCCTGCCGCGCAGATACGTGAGCAGATCCAGATGCACCACGGCGGAGTGATCATCGCCTGGGAAAAATCCCTGGCGCGCATGGTGCAGACCGCCGGCTCCCTGGAAGACGCCGGCATGTCACACGCGCGGGTCTTTTCGGTGGATCTATCACGAGGGCTGCCTTGGACCAGCCGCCTGGCGCTGAAACTACCGGTGGCCGCCGCCAGATCCCAACGCCGCGAGCTGCGCGCCGAGGTTCCCGCCGGAGTGAGCTCCTGGGACGACCTAGTGGCTGCCACCCCGCCGCTGCCCTCGGGCCACCCACTGCCGGGCGTGGGCGACGTGGCCGTGCTGCTGTACACCGGCGGCACCACCGGCACCCCCAAGGCGGTCCAGCTGACTCACGCCAACGCCCGCGCCAACGCGGAAATGAGCCTGGCGTGGGCCTCCCAGACTTGTGAGACCGGCCAGGAGACCTTCTACGCCGTCCTGCCCTTCTTCCACGCCTTCGGGCTGAGTCTGTCACTGCTATGCGCCGTGGGGCTGGCCGCCACCCAGGTGGTACTGCCCAAGTTCGGGGCCGATATGGTGCTGGCCGCCTGGAAGCGGCACCCGGCCACCTTCTTCCCGGGGGTGCCGGTCATGTTCGACCGGATCGTAACCCGGGCCCGCGCCACCGGCTCTGACCTGTCTAGCTGCAAGATCGCTGTGTGCGGAGCGGCACCCACGCCCAAGGCCGTGGCCGACGCCTGGGAGGAAGCCACCGGCGGCGTCATCATCGAAGGCTACGGCATGACCGAGACAGCTCCCATCATCCTGGGCAATCCGATCTCACCGGAGCGGCGCCCCGGAGCGCTTGGCGTGCCCTACCCGTCCACCGACGTGCGCCTGGTGGACCCCGACCATCCCGAGGTGGAGGTGGAGCCGGGGCAGATAGGTGAACTGGTGGTGCGCGGCCCGCAGGTGTTCATCGGTTATTGGAACAACCCGGAAGAGACGGACGCCGTCATGCTGCCGGGAGGCTGGCTGCGCACAGGGGATCTGGTACGCCAGGAGGAGGACGGCTTCTATGTGATGGCCGACCGCCGCAAGGAGCTGATCATCTCCGGCGGCTTCAACATCTACCCCAGCGAGGTGGAGGCGGCGGTGCGCTCCATGCCGCAGGTGGAGGAGGTCGCCGTCGTCGGTCTGCCGGCGGAGGCCGGCAACGAATCCGTGGTGGCCGCGATTCTGCCCAAGGAAGGGCAGACAGTCACCTTGGAGCAGGTGCGCGCTTGGGCGGAGAAGACCCTGTCGCACTATGCGCTGCCCCGGCAGGTCGCCATCCTTACGGAGATGCCGCGCTCGCAGATCGGCAAGGTGCTGCGCCGGGTAGTGCGCGAGGAACTGTTGGCAGCCCGGGAGGCAGCCGTTGGCGCGGCGGCGACGGCGGCCGCCGCCTCCCAGTCGGCCGCCACCGCCCTGGTGGAGCGTCTGGGCGAAGTGGGCCGCGGCGAGCCTGGGCAGGCCGCCGATGCCGGAGAGCAGGTCCGGTGA
- a CDS encoding AMP-binding protein has product MSGAQDAEHYRRPHYQPNIPAVIDVPEGPLGELLCTAAEFYADRVALDFMGATLTYRELLEASERAAGLLRQAGVKAGDRVALLLPNCPQHVVAIYGALRLGAIVAEHNPLAPAQEIRAQLAHHGARVVIAWEKGVELVLDPASTAAGGTDTEADPLGGRTVFSVDLSAAMPARLRAALRLPVARARRTRASMRADSLPAGVRSWDREVARAPRLEASWQHPGGDDVAVLLHTGGTTGMPKAAMLTHKNLRANANQAIAWVPMLHEGGETFLALLPFFHAFGLTFNVFCAVQKAATQVVLPQFSVSQVLEAHQRRPFTFFVGVPVMFERILRGAQKKGVSLKTLRYGVCGAAPMPPAVGAEWEAATGGYFVEGYGMTETSPIVSGTPMGPSRRLGALGLPFASTDIRVVDPDTPDPEREVPDGEPGELLVRGPQVFAGYWGDPESTAAAMLPGGWLRTGDMVRREDSFLWMADRRRELILTGGFNVYPSQVEAAILNMEGVADVAVVGLPGGAGGDLVCAAIVLEPGTPAEAVTLDAVRAHAEQTLPHYALPRHLEIIEEMPRSPIGKILRRVVREQIIGRADATGHKAAQPHHR; this is encoded by the coding sequence GTGAGCGGCGCCCAGGACGCCGAACACTACCGGCGGCCGCACTACCAGCCGAATATCCCCGCCGTCATTGATGTCCCGGAAGGGCCCCTGGGAGAACTGCTGTGCACCGCAGCCGAGTTTTACGCCGACCGGGTGGCACTGGACTTCATGGGGGCTACCCTGACCTACCGGGAGCTGCTCGAGGCCTCCGAGCGCGCCGCGGGCCTACTGCGCCAAGCAGGTGTGAAGGCCGGTGACCGGGTTGCCCTGCTCTTGCCGAACTGTCCCCAGCACGTGGTGGCGATCTACGGGGCGCTACGCCTGGGGGCGATCGTCGCCGAGCACAATCCGCTCGCCCCCGCCCAGGAGATCCGCGCTCAGCTGGCCCACCACGGCGCGCGGGTGGTGATCGCCTGGGAGAAGGGCGTCGAACTGGTGCTGGATCCGGCGTCGACGGCGGCCGGCGGCACGGATACGGAAGCCGACCCGCTGGGCGGTCGCACGGTGTTCAGTGTGGATCTGTCCGCCGCCATGCCCGCCCGGCTACGCGCCGCCCTGCGCCTACCCGTGGCCAGGGCGCGTCGTACCCGCGCCTCCATGCGGGCCGACTCGTTGCCGGCGGGGGTGCGCTCCTGGGACCGGGAGGTGGCCCGTGCGCCGCGACTGGAGGCCTCATGGCAGCACCCGGGCGGGGATGACGTGGCCGTGCTGCTGCACACGGGCGGCACCACCGGCATGCCCAAGGCCGCGATGCTCACGCATAAGAACCTGCGCGCTAACGCCAACCAGGCGATCGCCTGGGTGCCGATGCTGCACGAGGGCGGGGAGACCTTCCTGGCGCTGCTGCCCTTCTTCCACGCCTTCGGCTTGACCTTCAATGTGTTCTGCGCGGTGCAGAAGGCCGCCACCCAGGTGGTGCTGCCGCAGTTCTCCGTCAGCCAGGTGCTGGAGGCCCACCAGCGCCGCCCCTTCACGTTCTTCGTGGGGGTGCCGGTGATGTTCGAGCGGATCCTGCGGGGCGCCCAGAAGAAGGGTGTATCCCTGAAGACCCTGCGCTACGGCGTGTGCGGGGCGGCCCCGATGCCGCCAGCCGTGGGCGCGGAGTGGGAGGCCGCCACCGGCGGATACTTCGTGGAGGGCTACGGGATGACTGAGACCAGCCCGATCGTCTCAGGCACGCCCATGGGACCCAGCCGCCGTCTGGGGGCGCTGGGCCTGCCCTTCGCTTCGACAGATATCCGAGTCGTTGACCCGGACACGCCGGACCCCGAGCGGGAGGTTCCCGACGGCGAGCCCGGCGAACTGCTGGTGCGCGGACCGCAGGTCTTTGCCGGCTACTGGGGCGATCCGGAGTCTACGGCGGCCGCCATGCTACCGGGCGGCTGGCTGCGCACCGGGGACATGGTGCGCCGGGAGGACTCCTTCCTGTGGATGGCCGATCGGCGGCGCGAGCTGATCCTCACCGGCGGTTTCAACGTCTACCCCTCCCAGGTGGAGGCGGCGATCCTGAACATGGAGGGTGTGGCGGACGTTGCCGTCGTCGGGCTGCCGGGCGGGGCGGGCGGGGATCTGGTGTGTGCTGCGATCGTGCTGGAGCCCGGCACACCGGCCGAAGCGGTCACCTTGGACGCGGTACGCGCACACGCCGAGCAGACGCTCCCCCACTACGCCCTGCCGCGCCACCTGGAGATCATCGAGGAGATGCCCCGCTCCCCGATCGGCAAAATCCTGCGCCGCGTGGTGCGCGAGCAGATCATCGGACGCGCTGACGCCACGGGTCACAAGGCGGCACAGCCGCATCATCGATGA
- the dapA gene encoding 4-hydroxy-tetrahydrodipicolinate synthase, producing MSTLPSRSFGSVGVAMVTPFTPEGEIDVETAQKLAVSLVDDGADMILLAGTTGEAPTTHLPEKQTLLREVKDALAGRAMLVAGAGSNDTAHAVRIGVGSQEAGAQGLLINAPYYNRPSQEGVYRHIMAVVEATDLPVMVYDIPGRTGVRITDDTLARLAEHERVLAVKDATGDVEQGFERMEATGLEYYSGDDGLNFAWLTHGASGVVSVVAHADAHSWREMIREVDAGDLPGARAVAQRMRPVVRSIMGGGQGAVMAKEALALQGRIPSATVRLPLVRATAAEVAALRDSLEAAGLL from the coding sequence ATGAGCACTCTGCCCAGCCGCTCCTTTGGTTCCGTAGGCGTAGCCATGGTCACCCCCTTCACACCGGAGGGAGAGATCGACGTCGAGACTGCCCAAAAGCTGGCTGTCTCTCTGGTCGACGATGGTGCCGACATGATCCTGCTGGCCGGTACTACCGGGGAGGCTCCGACCACCCACCTGCCAGAGAAACAGACCCTGCTGCGGGAGGTGAAGGACGCGCTGGCCGGGCGGGCCATGCTGGTGGCCGGCGCCGGCTCTAATGACACTGCCCATGCGGTGCGCATCGGGGTCGGCTCCCAGGAGGCCGGCGCGCAGGGGCTGCTCATCAACGCCCCCTACTACAACCGGCCCAGCCAGGAGGGCGTCTATCGGCATATTATGGCGGTGGTTGAGGCCACCGACCTGCCGGTCATGGTCTATGACATCCCCGGCCGCACCGGCGTGAGGATCACTGACGACACCCTCGCCCGGCTGGCCGAGCATGAGCGGGTACTGGCGGTTAAGGACGCCACCGGCGATGTCGAGCAGGGCTTCGAGCGTATGGAGGCCACCGGCCTGGAGTACTACTCCGGCGACGACGGGCTGAACTTCGCGTGGCTCACTCACGGTGCCAGCGGCGTAGTGTCCGTGGTCGCCCACGCCGACGCCCACTCCTGGCGGGAGATGATCCGCGAGGTCGACGCCGGCGACCTGCCGGGCGCCCGCGCGGTGGCCCAGCGCATGCGCCCGGTGGTGCGGTCCATTATGGGCGGCGGTCAGGGTGCGGTGATGGCCAAGGAGGCGCTGGCTCTGCAGGGCCGCATCCCCAGTGCCACTGTGCGCCTACCCCTGGTGCGCGCCACCGCCGCCGAGGTCGCCGCCCTGCGCGACAGTCTCGAGGCCGCCGGGCTGCTGTGA
- a CDS encoding GNAT family N-acetyltransferase, with protein MNDFRRPGDDASGTPPAPQTPTPGNFVREAAGTDLEDIGRVHAAAMLASLRAAHLAAHEAPLPAGVEAMVAAPVIAAGWEQAVLSPPSPAHHVLVAIGDGGEVAGLIGLAPSPGDADTEPGPTEQGMEITALGVAPERQRRGHGSRLLAAATEQARVQGAGVLLVWAVRGDESLAGFLQQAGLRRTGSFRELPVGQGIIEDCWAAVL; from the coding sequence ATGAACGACTTCCGCCGCCCCGGCGACGACGCCTCCGGCACGCCTCCTGCCCCCCAGACACCCACACCCGGGAACTTCGTGCGCGAGGCCGCGGGCACAGATCTGGAGGATATCGGGCGGGTGCATGCCGCGGCCATGCTGGCCTCACTGCGCGCTGCCCACCTCGCCGCTCATGAAGCGCCGCTGCCCGCTGGCGTGGAGGCGATGGTGGCGGCGCCGGTGATCGCTGCCGGCTGGGAGCAGGCAGTGCTGAGCCCGCCATCACCAGCGCACCACGTGCTCGTGGCGATCGGCGACGGCGGCGAAGTTGCGGGCCTGATCGGCCTTGCTCCCTCACCCGGCGACGCGGATACCGAACCGGGCCCCACCGAGCAAGGCATGGAGATCACCGCCCTCGGCGTTGCCCCGGAGCGGCAGCGCCGCGGGCACGGCTCCCGGCTGCTGGCGGCCGCCACGGAGCAGGCGCGCGTCCAAGGGGCAGGCGTGCTGCTGGTGTGGGCGGTCCGTGGGGACGAGTCACTGGCAGGGTTCCTACAGCAGGCGGGCTTGCGGCGCACAGGCTCCTTCCGTGAGCTGCCCGTCGGTCAAGGCATCATCGAAGACTGCTGGGCGGCCGTGTTGTAA
- the dapB gene encoding 4-hydroxy-tetrahydrodipicolinate reductase, with protein sequence MSIAVAVVGAAGRMGSTVCQAVQDADGLQLVARLDQGDELTPATLAGADVAVDFTHPAVTEDNVHALIDAGVDVVVGTTGWTDESYERVRGHLARPEAGGRSVIIAPNFALSAVLAMSFAAKAARYFESAEVIELHHPNKVDAPSGTAIATARGIAAARAEAGLGPVPDATETDPDGARGAVVDGVHVHAVRLRGLTAHEEVVLGNPGEQLTIRTDSFDRASFMPGVVLAVREVGAREGLTIGLDQLLDL encoded by the coding sequence ATGAGCATTGCTGTTGCCGTTGTTGGCGCCGCAGGGCGCATGGGGTCCACCGTCTGCCAGGCCGTCCAGGACGCCGACGGCCTCCAGCTCGTCGCCCGCCTGGACCAGGGCGACGAACTTACTCCCGCCACCCTGGCAGGTGCCGATGTGGCAGTTGACTTCACCCACCCGGCCGTCACCGAGGACAACGTCCACGCCCTGATCGATGCCGGCGTGGACGTGGTGGTGGGTACCACCGGTTGGACGGATGAGTCCTACGAGCGCGTGCGCGGGCACCTGGCCCGGCCGGAGGCGGGCGGTCGCAGCGTCATCATCGCTCCGAACTTCGCCCTGTCCGCGGTGCTGGCCATGAGTTTTGCCGCCAAGGCCGCCCGCTACTTCGAGTCCGCCGAGGTGATCGAACTGCACCACCCGAACAAGGTGGACGCCCCCTCCGGCACCGCCATCGCCACGGCCCGCGGCATTGCCGCTGCCCGTGCGGAGGCGGGGCTAGGGCCGGTTCCAGACGCCACCGAGACCGACCCGGACGGCGCGCGCGGCGCCGTGGTCGACGGCGTGCACGTGCACGCCGTGCGCCTGCGTGGTCTCACCGCCCACGAGGAGGTCGTGCTCGGCAACCCCGGTGAGCAGTTGACCATCCGCACCGACTCCTTCGACCGCGCCAGCTTCATGCCGGGCGTGGTGCTCGCCGTGCGCGAGGTGGGCGCACGCGAGGGCCTGACCATCGGACTGGACCAGCTGCTGGACCTCTGA
- a CDS encoding M16 family metallopeptidase yields MTTSAPTGTETSFAEVSLDRAPAAAPGTELSLVDDGAAIRRSILPGGVRVITEHVPALRSASLGMWFGVGSRDERVGQEGSTHFLEHLLFKGTASRSAHDIAEAFDMIGGESNAATSKEHTSYYARVLGPDDLSALDVLADMVTSSRLDPDEVETERGVIVSELADAADDPAEIAQEAFARATFGDDTPLGRPIGGTYETVSAVPRDAVWEHYQRTYASDALVVAAAGAVDHEEICARVAADLAAAGWDTTGAVAPRPRRFETEPLAELTVHDVTVIREVEQSHVFLACQGIPALDERRWTMSVLTTILGGGMSSRLFQEIREKRGLAYSTYAFDTPYAGAGAFGLYAGCAPGDVEEVLAVMAGEFESLAADGVTERELERARGQIRGSMVLGGEDSLARMGRLGRAEVVTGRLRSMEENLRRLDAVTADDVRALATQLAAQERCRVVVGPGA; encoded by the coding sequence GTGACCACTTCCGCCCCGACCGGCACCGAAACCAGCTTCGCCGAAGTCTCCCTCGACCGCGCACCCGCGGCCGCCCCCGGCACCGAACTCAGCCTCGTTGACGACGGCGCCGCCATCCGCCGCTCGATCCTGCCCGGAGGGGTGCGGGTGATCACTGAGCATGTGCCGGCACTGCGTTCGGCCTCACTGGGCATGTGGTTCGGCGTCGGCAGCCGCGATGAGCGCGTCGGCCAGGAGGGCTCAACCCACTTCCTGGAGCATCTGCTGTTCAAGGGCACCGCCTCGCGCAGCGCCCATGACATCGCCGAGGCCTTCGACATGATCGGTGGCGAGTCTAATGCCGCGACATCTAAGGAACACACCTCCTACTACGCCCGTGTGCTGGGCCCCGACGACCTGAGCGCCCTGGACGTGCTTGCCGACATGGTCACCTCTTCCCGCCTGGACCCGGACGAGGTGGAGACCGAACGCGGCGTGATCGTCTCCGAGCTCGCCGACGCCGCAGATGACCCTGCCGAGATCGCCCAGGAGGCCTTTGCCCGTGCCACCTTCGGTGACGACACTCCGCTGGGACGCCCCATCGGTGGCACCTACGAGACCGTATCGGCGGTGCCCCGCGACGCCGTCTGGGAGCACTACCAACGCACCTACGCCTCCGACGCCCTCGTGGTAGCGGCTGCCGGTGCGGTAGACCACGAGGAGATCTGCGCGCGGGTCGCCGCCGACCTGGCTGCAGCCGGCTGGGACACCACCGGCGCCGTGGCCCCGCGCCCGCGTCGCTTTGAGACCGAACCCTTAGCCGAGCTGACGGTCCATGACGTCACCGTGATCCGGGAGGTTGAGCAGTCTCATGTCTTCCTCGCCTGCCAGGGCATTCCGGCGCTGGATGAGCGCCGCTGGACCATGAGCGTGCTCACCACCATCCTCGGCGGCGGCATGTCCTCACGCCTGTTCCAGGAGATCCGAGAGAAGCGCGGCCTGGCCTACTCAACCTACGCCTTCGACACCCCCTACGCCGGCGCCGGTGCCTTTGGCCTATACGCCGGCTGCGCCCCCGGTGACGTCGAGGAGGTGCTGGCGGTCATGGCCGGCGAATTCGAGTCTTTGGCGGCCGACGGCGTCACCGAGCGCGAGCTGGAGCGCGCCCGCGGGCAGATCCGCGGCTCCATGGTGCTCGGGGGAGAGGACTCCCTGGCCCGCATGGGGCGGCTGGGCCGTGCCGAGGTCGTCACCGGTCGCCTGCGCTCCATGGAGGAGAACCTGCGCCGCCTGGACGCGGTTACGGCCGACGACGTGCGCGCCCTGGCGACGCAGCTCGCCGCCCAGGAGCGTTGCCGCGTAGTAGTTGGACCGGGTGCCTGA
- a CDS encoding polyribonucleotide nucleotidyltransferase has translation MFLDDPEVTAAEAVIDNGPFGKRVVRFETGRLAKQAAGSAMAYLDAETVVLSATTVGKHPKDQFDFFPLTVDVEERQYAAGRIPGSFFRREGRAGTSAILACRLIDRPLRPSFVKGLRNEVQVIETVLSIHPDEAYDVLAINAASMSTQIAGLPFAGPVAGTRLALIDGHWVAFPRYSELDRATFNMVVAGRVLEDGDVAIMMVEAGATDNAWDLIAAGATAPTEAVVADALEAAKPHIKALCEAQLEVAKHASKPTADFPLYLDYTDEQYDAVEKAAQAHDLAAAIATEGKQARDEATDAVRDAVLADLAEAYPEEEDVKALKAAFRSVTKKLVRHRTLTEGVRMDGRGLKDIRTLAAEVEVLPRVHGSAIFERGETQIMGVTTLNMLRMEQQIDDLSPLKHKRYMHQYVFPPFSTGETGRVGAPKRREIGHGALAERALVPVLPSRDDFPYAIRQVSEALGSNGSTSMGSVCASTLSLLNAGVPLRAPVAGIAMGLMHEEIDGETKWATLTDILGSEDAFGDMDFKVAGTRDFITALQLDTKLDGLPSDVLAGALGQARDARLFILDVLAQAIDTPDEMAPTAPRVLTVHIPVDKIGEVIGPKGKMINQIQEDTGAELTVEDDGTIYIGASDGPSAEAAREAVNAIANPQMPEIGERFVGTVVKTTTFGAFVSLTPGKDGLLHVSQIRRLVGGKRVENVEDVLGVGDKVEVELAEIDQRGKLSLHAVLTEEQLAAEAENRAHRDEIRGDGDRRPRRRRERIDDESERRERRPRRRRMRTVESSDQE, from the coding sequence ATGTTCCTTGACGACCCCGAGGTCACGGCCGCCGAGGCCGTGATCGACAATGGCCCCTTCGGCAAGCGCGTGGTCCGCTTCGAGACCGGGCGCCTGGCCAAGCAGGCCGCTGGTAGTGCCATGGCCTACCTGGACGCTGAGACGGTCGTGCTGTCTGCCACCACCGTGGGCAAGCACCCCAAGGACCAGTTCGACTTCTTCCCGCTCACCGTCGACGTGGAGGAGCGCCAGTACGCCGCCGGCCGTATCCCTGGCTCGTTCTTCCGCCGTGAGGGCCGGGCCGGCACCTCTGCCATCCTCGCTTGCCGGCTGATCGATCGCCCGTTGCGCCCCTCCTTCGTCAAGGGCCTGCGCAACGAGGTGCAGGTGATCGAGACCGTGCTGTCCATTCACCCCGATGAGGCCTATGACGTTCTGGCCATCAACGCGGCCTCCATGTCCACCCAGATCGCGGGCCTGCCCTTCGCAGGCCCTGTCGCCGGCACCCGTCTGGCTCTCATCGACGGGCACTGGGTGGCCTTCCCCCGTTACTCCGAGCTCGATCGCGCCACCTTCAACATGGTGGTCGCCGGGCGCGTACTGGAGGACGGCGACGTCGCCATCATGATGGTTGAGGCCGGGGCCACCGACAACGCCTGGGATCTGATCGCCGCCGGAGCCACCGCACCCACCGAGGCCGTGGTGGCCGATGCCCTGGAGGCTGCCAAGCCGCATATCAAGGCTCTGTGCGAGGCGCAGCTGGAGGTGGCTAAGCACGCCTCCAAGCCCACCGCTGACTTCCCGCTGTACCTGGACTACACCGACGAGCAGTACGACGCCGTAGAGAAGGCCGCGCAGGCCCATGACCTGGCTGCCGCCATCGCCACCGAGGGCAAGCAGGCTCGCGACGAGGCCACCGACGCCGTGCGTGACGCGGTACTTGCCGACCTGGCCGAGGCCTACCCGGAGGAGGAGGACGTCAAGGCCCTCAAGGCCGCTTTCCGCTCCGTTACCAAGAAGCTCGTGCGTCACCGCACCTTGACCGAGGGGGTGCGAATGGACGGCCGTGGTCTGAAGGACATCCGCACCCTGGCCGCCGAGGTCGAGGTGCTGCCCCGGGTGCACGGCTCGGCCATCTTCGAGCGCGGCGAGACTCAGATCATGGGCGTGACCACCCTGAACATGTTGCGCATGGAGCAGCAGATCGACGACCTCTCGCCGCTCAAGCACAAGCGCTACATGCACCAGTACGTCTTCCCGCCCTTCTCCACTGGTGAGACCGGTCGGGTGGGTGCCCCTAAGCGTCGTGAAATCGGCCATGGAGCCCTGGCTGAGCGTGCTCTGGTGCCGGTGCTGCCCAGCCGCGATGACTTCCCCTACGCCATTCGTCAGGTCTCCGAGGCTCTCGGCTCGAACGGGTCGACCTCCATGGGCTCGGTGTGTGCCTCCACCCTGTCACTGCTTAATGCCGGAGTGCCGCTGCGTGCCCCGGTGGCCGGCATCGCCATGGGACTGATGCATGAGGAGATCGACGGCGAAACCAAGTGGGCTACGCTTACCGACATCCTCGGCAGTGAGGACGCCTTCGGCGACATGGACTTCAAGGTTGCCGGAACCCGTGACTTCATTACCGCGCTCCAGCTGGACACCAAGTTGGACGGCCTGCCCTCCGACGTCCTGGCCGGTGCTCTTGGCCAGGCCCGCGATGCCCGCCTGTTCATTCTGGACGTGCTCGCCCAGGCGATCGACACCCCCGATGAGATGGCTCCCACCGCCCCGCGCGTGCTGACCGTACACATCCCGGTGGACAAGATCGGTGAGGTCATCGGCCCCAAGGGCAAGATGATTAACCAGATCCAGGAGGACACCGGCGCCGAGCTGACGGTCGAGGACGACGGCACCATTTACATTGGCGCCTCCGACGGCCCCTCTGCGGAGGCCGCCCGCGAGGCCGTGAACGCCATCGCCAACCCGCAGATGCCGGAGATCGGGGAACGCTTCGTCGGCACCGTCGTCAAGACCACCACTTTCGGCGCCTTTGTTTCGCTGACCCCCGGCAAGGACGGTTTGCTGCACGTATCCCAGATCCGGCGGCTCGTCGGCGGCAAGCGCGTGGAGAACGTCGAGGATGTGCTGGGCGTGGGAGATAAGGTCGAGGTCGAGCTGGCGGAGATTGACCAGCGCGGCAAGCTCAGTCTGCACGCGGTTCTCACCGAGGAGCAGTTGGCCGCCGAGGCCGAGAACCGCGCCCACCGCGATGAGATCCGCGGCGATGGTGACCGTAGGCCCCGCCGCCGGCGTGAACGGATCGACGATGAGAGCGAGCGCCGGGAGCGCCGTCCGCGCCGCCGTCGCATGCGCACGGTGGAGTCCTCCGATCAGGAGTGA